In Desulfoferula mesophila, the genomic window CCCGCCAACGCTTCAAGATGGTGCTTACGGTCGTGCGTCCCCCTCAGACCGTCGGTCTCTAAGGGCCCAGCCAGGCTACGGCAGACAAGGCATTCGGCAAGCGAAAGCCGCAGGCGTAGTAAAGCTACGTCGAGGCTTGAGCGCGCCGATAACGCCGCATGCCGGTGTCTGGCTGGATCCCTACTTTTCCTTCTTGGCCTCGGCCAGGGCCTGGGCCAGATGCCGCACCTTGATGGGCGAGCCCAGTTGGTCCAGGCCGCCCTCCAGTTGCAGCACGCAGCCGGGGCAATCAGTGACCAGGGTGTCAGCCCCGGTGGCCGCCACCTGGCTGAGCTTGCGCTCCAGGATGGCCGCCGAGAGCTCGGGGAAGTCCAGCGAATAGGACCCGCCGAAACCGCAGCACACCTCCTCGTCGTCATAGGGCCGGTACTCATAACCCGCCTGGGCAAGCAACTCCTTGGAGGCGTCGTGCACCCCCAGACCCCGGCAGAGGTGGCAGGGGGCGTGGTAGGCGAAGGAACGGTCCTGCTCCTGCCCCTGCGCCGAGCCCGTCTCCTTTTGCAGGAAGCTGGCCAGGTCGCTGACCTTGTCCGCCAGGTGCTGGGCCCGTTTGGCCCAGTCCGGGTCGTCGGCCAAAAGCTGGGGATAGTTCTTCAGGTGGGAGGCGCAGGAGGCGCACAGGGTTAGCACGTAGTCGTGGTGCTCGGCGTCCAGGGCGGCCAGGTTTTGCCGGGCCACCTCCCGGGCGGTCTCCTCCTCGCTGGCCATGGCCGCGGGCAGGCCGCAGCAGGTCTGGTCCCGGGCGTAATCCACCTGAACGTTCTCGCCCTGGAGCAACCCCAGGAAGGCCTCGGCCTGCTCGGGATACACGAAGTCGATGAGGCAGCCGCCGAACAGGGCCACCTTGAGCCTTGGCGCGGCCGGGCGGGGGGCCAGGCGCTCCCAGCGGTCGCGCAGGGGCTCGGCCGTTACCACCGGCAGGCTGCGGAATTCCTGGCCCGGCGCGAAGAACAGGGGCAGGTGGCGGATGAGCCTCTCGCCCCCGGCCAGGGGCTTTTGGGCCAGATAGGCCTGGCGCAGCAGGAAGTGGAACAAGGGCCGGTTGTTCAGCACCCGGCGCAGGAGCTGGTTCTTGAGAGGGCGGCCCTCCTCGGCCATGACCAGCCCGGCGGTCTTTTTGATCAGCCCCGGCAGGTCGATGCCCGCCGGGCAGTTCACCTTGCAGGCTTGGCAGTTGAGGCAGTTCTTCACCAGCTCTCCGCCCGCCTCCAGGCCGTGGTAGAAGTAGGTGAGGATCAGGCCGATGGCCCCGATGTACACGTGGCCGTAGTGGTGGCCGCCCACCTTGCCGTAGATGGGGCACACGTTGGCGCAGGAGCCGCAGCGCAGACAGCGCAGGGCCTGGCTGAACACCGGGTCTTGGGACAGGGCCAGGCGGCCGTTGTCCAGAAACACGATGTGCAGCTCCTTGGTTCCGCCGTTGGCCGCGCACTCCACCGCCCCGGTGACCCAGGTGACGTAGGTGCTGATGGGCTGGCCGGTCACGGAGCGGGGCAACACCTGCAAAATTTTGAGCGGGGTGTTCAGGTCCGGCACCAGCTTTTCCAGGCCCACCAAAGCCACGTGCACCCGAGGCAGGGTGGTGACCAGACGGGCGTTGCCCTCGTTGGTCACCGTGGCGATGGAGCCGGTGGAGGCTAGGGCGAAGTTGGCCCCGCTGATGCCCATGTCCGCTTCCAGCATGGCCTGGCGCAGCCGCTTGCGGGCCACCTCCACCAGGGCGGCGATGTCCTCGGGGTCCTGCTTTTCGCCGGTGACCTGGGTGAACAGCTCGGCCACCTGGCTGCGCGACAGGTGGATAGCCGGGGCCACCATGTGGCTGGGCTTCTCGTGGCGCAGTTGGATGATCCACTCCCCCAAATCGGTCTCGGTAACCTGCAGGCCCTGGGCCTCCAGGTAGGGGTTCAGGAATATCTCCTCGCTGGTCATGGACTTGGACTTGACCACCTTTTTGACCCCGGCCCGGGCCGCGATGCCCGCGATGATCTCCCGGGCCTGGGCCGCGTCGCGGGCCAGGTGCACCGTGGCCCCGGCCGCCTCGGCCTTGGCCTTGAACTGCTCAAACAGCTCGGGCAGGTGGCCGATGGCCGCGTCCTTGGCCTCCCCCACCCCCTCGGCCAGGGCCGGGAAGTCCAAACCCGCGAAACCGGCCGCCCGGGCCCCCCGGTAGTGGGTCTGGAAGCGGGCCAGGGTCTGGCCCAGGAAGCGGTTGTCCAGGGCGCCCTTAAGGCTCTGGTGATAGCGGCGGCGGGAGGCGCGGCTCATGATTGGTCCTCCAGCAGCAATATGTGCAGACGGCGGGGGCCGTGGGCCCCCAGGGTGAGCACCAGCTCGATGTCGGCGGTGCGGCTGGGCCCGGTGATGAAGGCCAGGTAGCCCGGAGCCTGAGACAGGGTCTGGTTCAGCTCCCCTTCCAGGGCGAACAGGTCCGTGCGCAGGTTGGCGGCGGGCAGCACGGCCACGTGGGTCTCGGCCAACATGGTGGCCAGGCGCAGCTGCTCCGAGGCCGAGTCCACCACGATGGTGCCGCTCTCGGCCACCCCCCACTGGGCCCGGGTGAGCCCGGTGTGGAAATCCCCCACCCGCTCCCTAAGGCCCTGGGTGATCAGCTCCAGGCCCTCGGCGGCGCAGGCGGCGCGGATCGCGGCCGTCTCGCCCTCGTCCCAGCCCGGCGCGGCCAGGCACTTGCCGCCCTGCTCTTTAGTCAGGCGGGCGGCCCGGGCAAAGGCCTCCTCCAGGCCGGCCACCGGGGTGACCACCGCCGCCACCGCTTGGGCCTGGCGGACGAATTCAGCTCGCAGTTCGTCTTGCTTCAAGGTCTTCTCCCATTTCGGACACCCCAATATTAGCAGATCATAGGCCGGTTAGAACCCGTTCGCCTACTTGCCGTTTCCAAAATGTGCTTGAACGCTTATAGTATTGGGGTTCCTGCCATGAACCACGCCGGGAGGGATGATGAGCACCGCCGCCCTGCACCAGGAGTTCGCGCGCATCGCGGGCCCGGAGAACGTCTTTAAGGACGCCTCGGACCTACTCACCTATTCCTACGACGCGGCCCTGTTGCCCAGCCAGCCGCCCGGCCTGGCGGTGCGGCCCACCACCCTGGAGGCCCTGGGACAGGTGGTGCGCCTGTGCAACCAGGAGGGCCTGCCCCTCACCGTGCGCGGCGCCGGCACCAACCTGAGCGGCGGGACCATCCCGGCCCGGGAAGGGGTGGTGGTGGTCACCACCGCCCTGAACCGCATCGTGGAGATAAACCAAGAGGACCTCTACGCGGTGGTGGAGCCGGGGGTGATCAACGCCCGGTTGTTCGCGGAGGCCCAAAAGCTGGGGCTGTTCTACCCCCCGGACCCCGGCAGCCAGGCGGTGTCCACCCTGGGGGGCAACGTGGCCGAAAACTCCGGCGGGCTCCGGGGGCTCAAGTACGGGGTGACCCGCGACTACGTCATGGGTCTGAGCTTTTTCGACACCGAGGGCCAGTTGGTGAAGACCGGCTCGCGCACCGTGAAATGCGCCACCGGCTACAACCTGGCCGGGCTGATGGTGGGCTCCGAGGGCACCCTGGGGGTGTTCGGCCAGATCATCCTCAGGCTGATCCCCCCGCCGGCGGCCAGCCGGGCCCTGCTGGCGGTGTTCGACCGGGTGCAGGCGGCCAGCGAGACCGTGGCCGCCATCATCGCCGCGCGCATCACCCCCGCCACCCTGGAGTTCTTGGACAACTTCACCATTCGCACGGTGGAGGAATTTTCCGGGGCCGGTCTGCCCACCGAGGCGGCGGCCCTGCTGTTGATCGAGGTGGACGGCCACCCGGCCCAGGTGGCCGAGGAGGCCCAGAAGGTCCAGGAGATCTGCCGGGCCCAAGGAGCCACCCTGGTGCGCCCGGCGGCCGACGCGGCGGAAAAGGAGCGCATCTGGACCGCCAGGCGGGCGGCCATCCCCGCCCTGGCCCGGCTCAAGCCCTCGGTGGTGCTGGAAGACGCCACGGTGCCCCGCAGCAAGGTGCCCGAGCTGGTGCGCTTCATCAACGATTTGGCCAAGCGCTACGAGCTGACCATCGGCACCTTCGGCCACGCGGGCGACGGCAACCTGCACCCCACCATCGTCTTTGACCAGCGCGACGCCGAGCAGGAGAAGCGGGTGCGCCAGGCGGTGGAGGAGCTGTTCGACCGGGCCCTGGCCCTGGGCGGCACCCTGTCCGGAGAGCACGGCCTGGGGCTGACCAAGACCCGCTTTTTGGTCAAGGAGGTGGGCAAGGCCACCATCGCCTGGTCCCGGCGGCTCAAGCGGGCCATGGACCCCAAGGGCATCCTGAACCCCGGCAAGATCGTGGGGGCCTAGCCCGGATACTCCATGAAGGCTGTGCGGCAATACGCAGCTGTGCGGCAATACGCAAAAGATTTAATCCATGAGGTCCCAATGAAAAGTATTTCCATACTCACCGCGCAGGGATTACACCAAACCTCGGCACAGCCGGCCAGCGGCGGACAAGGCGCCTGGCAAAGGAGGGCCGCAGGCGTAGCCAAAGCTGCGTCGAGGCCCGAGTGCAGCCAGCAACGCCGTATGCCGGTGGCCGGCGCAGCCGGACGCGCCGCCTCCATGGAGTATCTGGGCTAATGGGTAGCGTCACCCAGCTGGCCCGGCTCTTGGCCGAGCTGGACGAGCAGCTCATCACCTGCATGCGCTGCGGCTTTTGCCAGAGCGTGTGCCCCCTGTACGGCGAGACCGGCCGCGAGGCGGACGTGGCCCGGGGCAAGCTGGCCCTCTTGGACGGCCTGGCCCACGAGATGCTCCAAGACCCCCACGGGGTGCGCGAGCGCCTGGAGCGCTGCCTGTTGTGCGGCTCCTGCGCGGCCAACTGCCCCAGCGGGGTAAAGGTGCTGGATATCTTCCTCAAGGCCCGGGCCATCCTGAGCGGCTATCTGGGCCTGCCCCCGGCCAAGCAGCTCTTGTTCCGCCAGGTGCTGGCCCGCCCGGCCCTGTTCAACCGGCTCATGTCCCTGGCCCCCCGCTTCGAGAACCTGCTCACCAGGCCGGTGGACAGCCTGCTGGACACCTCTTGCGCCCGCTTCACCTCCCCCCTGGGTCAGCGCCACCTAAAACGCCTGGCCCGGGTGCCCCTGCACCGCCTGGAGCCGCCGCGCTCCACCCCGGCCGGGGCCTCGGGACTCCGGGTGGCCTTTTTCGCGGGCTGCCTCATCGACAAGCTCTATCCGGCGGCGGGGCGCGCCGCCCTAAAGGCCCTGGAGCACCACGGGGTGGGGGTGGAGATGCCCGCCGAGGAGGCCTGCTGCGGCATACCCGCCCTGTCGGCCGGGGACATGCCCACCTTCAACAAGCTTCTGGGCCACAACCTGGCCCGCCTGGACCCAGGGCGCTTCGACTATTTGGTGACCGCCTGCGCCACCTGCGCGGGCACCATCCACCAGCTCTGGCCCCTGATGTGCGCCTCCCTAAGCCCCGCCGCCCAGGAGCGGGCCCGTGCCCTGGCCGCCAAGACCAGGGACGTGAGCCAGTTCCTGGTGGAGACGGACCTGGTACAGGGCCAAGCCCCCGCGCCCGATCCCCAGGCCCAGCCGCTGACCTATCACGATCCCTGCCACCTCAAGAAATCCCTGGGGGTGTTTCGGGAGCCACGCCGCCTGCTGGCCGCCAACCCGGCCTGGCGCCTGGTGGAGATGACCGAGAGCGACTGGTGCTGCGGCCTGGGCGGCAGCTTCAGCCTGGAGCACTACGACCTGTCCCAGCGGATCGGCAAGCACAAGCTGGAGCACATCGCGGCCAGCGGTGCGGCCACGGTGGCCACCGGCTGCCCGGCCTGCATGTTGCAGATCAGCGACCAGCTGTCCCAGGCGGGCCGCCGGGTGGCGGTGAAGCACTATCTGGAGATCTACGCCGATACCCTCTAGAAACGGCACGACGCGAAAAGGGACGGCCCAACGGGCCGTCCCTTGCATTTGTGCGGCACAGCGCCCTAGGCGCGGCGCTAGAAGGTAAGGTCGGTGTGGCGCAGCTGGTTGTCCACCTCGGTGACCTCGGGGGTGTTCTTGGCGATCTCCTCGGCCTTCTTCACCGCCTCCCGGTCCAGAACCGCCCCGGTGAGCACCAGGCGTCCCTTGCCATGGGTTTCCACTTCCACGTCGCG contains:
- the ldhH gene encoding L-lactate dehydrogenase (quinone) large subunit LdhH translates to MSRASRRRYHQSLKGALDNRFLGQTLARFQTHYRGARAAGFAGLDFPALAEGVGEAKDAAIGHLPELFEQFKAKAEAAGATVHLARDAAQAREIIAGIAARAGVKKVVKSKSMTSEEIFLNPYLEAQGLQVTETDLGEWIIQLRHEKPSHMVAPAIHLSRSQVAELFTQVTGEKQDPEDIAALVEVARKRLRQAMLEADMGISGANFALASTGSIATVTNEGNARLVTTLPRVHVALVGLEKLVPDLNTPLKILQVLPRSVTGQPISTYVTWVTGAVECAANGGTKELHIVFLDNGRLALSQDPVFSQALRCLRCGSCANVCPIYGKVGGHHYGHVYIGAIGLILTYFYHGLEAGGELVKNCLNCQACKVNCPAGIDLPGLIKKTAGLVMAEEGRPLKNQLLRRVLNNRPLFHFLLRQAYLAQKPLAGGERLIRHLPLFFAPGQEFRSLPVVTAEPLRDRWERLAPRPAAPRLKVALFGGCLIDFVYPEQAEAFLGLLQGENVQVDYARDQTCCGLPAAMASEEETAREVARQNLAALDAEHHDYVLTLCASCASHLKNYPQLLADDPDWAKRAQHLADKVSDLASFLQKETGSAQGQEQDRSFAYHAPCHLCRGLGVHDASKELLAQAGYEYRPYDDEEVCCGFGGSYSLDFPELSAAILERKLSQVAATGADTLVTDCPGCVLQLEGGLDQLGSPIKVRHLAQALAEAKKEK
- a CDS encoding LutC/YkgG family protein, whose translation is MKQDELRAEFVRQAQAVAAVVTPVAGLEEAFARAARLTKEQGGKCLAAPGWDEGETAAIRAACAAEGLELITQGLRERVGDFHTGLTRAQWGVAESGTIVVDSASEQLRLATMLAETHVAVLPAANLRTDLFALEGELNQTLSQAPGYLAFITGPSRTADIELVLTLGAHGPRRLHILLLEDQS
- a CDS encoding FAD-binding oxidoreductase — encoded protein: MSTAALHQEFARIAGPENVFKDASDLLTYSYDAALLPSQPPGLAVRPTTLEALGQVVRLCNQEGLPLTVRGAGTNLSGGTIPAREGVVVVTTALNRIVEINQEDLYAVVEPGVINARLFAEAQKLGLFYPPDPGSQAVSTLGGNVAENSGGLRGLKYGVTRDYVMGLSFFDTEGQLVKTGSRTVKCATGYNLAGLMVGSEGTLGVFGQIILRLIPPPAASRALLAVFDRVQAASETVAAIIAARITPATLEFLDNFTIRTVEEFSGAGLPTEAAALLLIEVDGHPAQVAEEAQKVQEICRAQGATLVRPAADAAEKERIWTARRAAIPALARLKPSVVLEDATVPRSKVPELVRFINDLAKRYELTIGTFGHAGDGNLHPTIVFDQRDAEQEKRVRQAVEELFDRALALGGTLSGEHGLGLTKTRFLVKEVGKATIAWSRRLKRAMDPKGILNPGKIVGA
- a CDS encoding (Fe-S)-binding protein gives rise to the protein MGSVTQLARLLAELDEQLITCMRCGFCQSVCPLYGETGREADVARGKLALLDGLAHEMLQDPHGVRERLERCLLCGSCAANCPSGVKVLDIFLKARAILSGYLGLPPAKQLLFRQVLARPALFNRLMSLAPRFENLLTRPVDSLLDTSCARFTSPLGQRHLKRLARVPLHRLEPPRSTPAGASGLRVAFFAGCLIDKLYPAAGRAALKALEHHGVGVEMPAEEACCGIPALSAGDMPTFNKLLGHNLARLDPGRFDYLVTACATCAGTIHQLWPLMCASLSPAAQERARALAAKTRDVSQFLVETDLVQGQAPAPDPQAQPLTYHDPCHLKKSLGVFREPRRLLAANPAWRLVEMTESDWCCGLGGSFSLEHYDLSQRIGKHKLEHIAASGAATVATGCPACMLQISDQLSQAGRRVAVKHYLEIYADTL